One window of Lemur catta isolate mLemCat1 chromosome 3, mLemCat1.pri, whole genome shotgun sequence genomic DNA carries:
- the NHLH2 gene encoding helix-loop-helix protein 2, with amino-acid sequence MMLSPDQAADSDHPSSAHSDPESLGGTDAKVLGSVSDLEPVEEAEGDGRGGSRAALYPHPQQLSREEKRRRRRATAKYRSAHATRERIRVEAFNLAFAELRKLLPTLPPDKKLSKIEILRLAICYISYLNHVLDV; translated from the coding sequence atgATGCTGAGCCCGGACCAAGCTGCGGACTCGGACCACCCCAGCTCGGCGCACTCGGACCCGGAGTCTCTGGGCGGCACGGACGCCAAGGTGCTGGGCAGCGTGTCGGACCTGGAGCCGGTGGAGGAGGCCGAGGGCGACGGCAGGGGCGGCAGCCGGGCCGCGCTCTACCCGCACCCGCAGCAGCTGAGCCGCGAGGAGAAGCGCCGCCGCCGGCGCGCCACGGCCAAGTACCGCTCAGCCCACGCCACCCGCGAGCGCATCCGCGTGGAGGCCTTCAACCTGGCCTTCGCCGAGCTCCGCAAACTGCTGCCCACGCTGCCCCCGGACAAGAAGCTCTCCAAGATCGAGATCCTGCGCCTGGCCATCTGCTACATCTCCTATCTCAACCACGTCCTGGACGTGtag